In one window of Aphidius gifuensis isolate YNYX2018 linkage group LG4, ASM1490517v1, whole genome shotgun sequence DNA:
- the LOC122855553 gene encoding protein mab-21 yields the protein MLVPPDMLASHSKMAYQINKYFGERVMSRKTQVAKTIQEVCRVIQDVLKEVEVQEPRFISSLTDYNGRFDGLDVISPTEFEIVIYLNQMGVLNFVDDGTLPGCAVLKLSDGRKRSMSLWVEFITASGYLSARKIRSRFQTLVAQACDKCAYRDSVKMIADTTEVKLRIRERYIVQITPAFKCAGLWPRSASHWPIPQIPWPHPNIVAEVKAEGFDMLSKECIGLQGKQSAMEGDAWALSFIDAENRLLQGASRRRCLSLLKTLRDRHLDLPGNPVTSYHMKTLLLYECEKHPHEIEWDENCLGDRINGIFLQLISCLQCRRCPHYFLPNLDLFKGKSPSGLENAAKQVWRLTRELLTNTRALEKL from the coding sequence atgttggtACCACCAGATATGCTTGCGTCCCATTCAAAAATGgcttatcaaataaataaatattttggtgAAAGAGTTATGTCACGTAAAACACAAGTTGCTAAAACAATACAAGAAGTATGTCGTGTTATACAGGATGTATTAAAAGAAGTTGAAGTACAAGAGCCAAGATTTATATCATCATTGACTGATTACAATGGTAGATTTGATGGTCTTGATGTTATATCACCAACTGAATTTGAAATAGTTATATATCTTAATCAAATGGgtgtattaaattttgttgatgatggtaCATTACCAGGTTGTGCTGTATTAAAATTAAGCGACGGTAGAAAAAGATCAATGTCATTATGGGTTGAATTTATAACAGCATCTGGTTATTTAAGTGCACGTAAAATACGTTCACGTTTTCAAACTCTAGTCGCACAAGCATGTGATAAATGTGCTTATCGTGATTCAGTTAAAATGATTGCTGATACAACTGAAGTTAAATTACGTATACGTGAAAGATATATTGTACAAATAACACCAGCATTTAAATGTGCTGGATTATGGCCAAGATCAGCATCACATTGGCCAATACCACAAATACCATGGCCACATCCAAATATTGTTGCTGAAGTTAAAGCTGAAGGTTTTGATATGTTATCAAAAGAATGCATTGGTTTACAGGGTAAACAATCAGCAATGGAAGGTGATGCATGGGcattatcatttattgatgCTGAAAATCGTTTATTACAAGGTGCAAGTAGACGACGTTGtttaagtttattaaaaacattaagaGATCGTCATCTTGATTTACCTGGTAATCCAGTAACAAGTTATCATatgaaaacattattattatatgaatgTGAAAAACATCCACATGAAATTGAATGGGATGAAAATTGTCTTGGTGATCGTattaatggaatttttttacaattaatatctTGTCTACAGTGTCGAAGATGTccacattattttttaccaaatttGGATCTTTTCAAGGGTAAATCACCAAGTGGACTTGAAAATGCTGCCAAACAAGTTTGGAGACTAACACGTGAACTTCTAACAAATACCAGGGCTCTTGAAAAATTGTAG
- the LOC122855552 gene encoding protein mab-21-like, whose amino-acid sequence MSDMLVPAHFAEAQMDMLYQMNKYYGERVQVRINQVQKTICEICKIVQDILKEVEVQEPRFISSLTECNGRYEGLEVISPGEFEVVLYLNQMGVFNFVDDGTLPGCAVLKLSDGRKRSMSLWVEFITASGYLSARKIRSRFQTLVAQACDKSVYRDSVKMIADTTEVKLRIRERYVVQITPAFKCSGVWPRSASHWPVTTDSWPHQSLVAQVKTEGFDLLSKDCIALQGKQSAMEGDAWVLSFTEAETRLLFGGCRSRCLSILKTLRDRHLDLPGNPVSSYHMKTLLLYECEKHPLETEWDDGCLANRIIGIFLQLISCLQCRRCPHYFLPSLDLFKGKSTTGLEAAAKQVWRLTREFLTNTRALENL is encoded by the coding sequence atgaGCGATATGTTGGTGCCAGCACATTTTGCCGAGGCCCAAATGGACATGCTTTATcagatgaataaatattatggtGAAAGGGTACAAGTTAGAATAAATCAAgtacaaaaaacaatatgtgaaatttgtaaaattgttCAGGATATACTTAAAGAAGTTGAAGTACAAGAGCCAAGATTTATATCATCACTAACAGAGTGTAATGGTAGATATGAAGGATTAGAAGTAATATCACCAGGTGAATTTGAAGTTGttctatatttaaatcaaatgggtgtatttaattttgttgacgACGGCACCCTGCCAGGTTGTGCTGTTCTTAAGTTGAGCGACGGACGAAAACGTTCAATGTCTTTGTGGGTTGAATTTATAACAGCATCTGGTTATTTATCAGCTCGTAAAATACGTTCACGTTTTCAAACTTTAGTTGCACAAGCATGTGACAAATCTGTATATCGTGATTCAGTTAAAATGATTGCTGATACAACTGAAGTTAAATTACGTATACGTGAAAGATATGTCGTACAAATAACACCGGCATTTAAATGTTCAGGTGTTTGGCCAAGATCAGCATCACATTGGCCAGTAACAACAGATTCATGGCCACATCAGAGTCTTGTTGCACAAGTTAAAACTGAAGGTTTTGATCTTTTATCGAAAGATTGTATTGCATTGCAGGGTAAACAGTCAGCAATGGAAGGTGATGCATGGGTATTGTCATTTACTGAAGCTGAAACAAGACTACTTTTTGGTGGTTGTCGTTCAAGATgtttaagtattttaaaaacattgagAGATCGTCATCTTGATTTACCTGGTAATCCAGTTAGTAGCTATCACATGAAAACTTTATTACTTTATGAATGTGAAAAACATCCACTTGAAACAGAATGGGATGATGGCTGTCTAGCCAATCGTattattggtatttttttacaacttaTATCCTGTTTACAATGTCGCAGATGTCCACATTATTTCCTGCCTAGTCTTGATCTATTTAAGGGAAAATCAACAACTGGACTTGAAGCTGCTGCTAAACAAGTCTGGCGACTGACTAGAGAATTTCTCACAAATACCCGagcacttgaaaatttataa